In a single window of the Micrococcaceae bacterium Sec5.7 genome:
- the clpS gene encoding ATP-dependent Clp protease adapter ClpS — MTLSVALGPDTQESTQTGTATSTDALTAPDIPWNLVIWNDPVNLMSYVSYVFQSYFGYSETKADKLMLEVHKKGRSIVAHGSKEQVEQHAVAMHGFGLWATVEKATGGHGGNPGKNGGSGKGKGKRG; from the coding sequence ATGACCCTAAGCGTTGCGCTCGGACCTGATACCCAGGAGAGCACCCAGACCGGAACAGCGACGTCCACCGACGCCCTGACCGCCCCGGACATCCCCTGGAACCTGGTGATCTGGAATGATCCCGTCAACCTCATGAGCTACGTGAGCTACGTGTTCCAGAGCTACTTCGGCTATTCGGAGACCAAAGCGGACAAACTCATGCTGGAAGTCCACAAGAAGGGCCGGTCCATTGTTGCCCACGGCAGCAAGGAACAGGTGGAGCAGCACGCCGTGGCCATGCACGGTTTCGGGCTCTGGGCCACCGTTGAAAAAGCCACCGGCGGGCACGGCGGCAACCCGGGCAAAAACGGCGGGTCCGGCAAAGGCAAGGGAAAACGTGGCTAA
- a CDS encoding nicotinate phosphoribosyltransferase — protein MSTSAGWDLPRTSLYTDHYELTMLQAALHSGAAHRKSVFEAFARRLPDGRRYGIVAGTGRLLEGIAAFRFGEAELDFLARTAVVNRETLDYLAGFRFSGDIWGYPEGEAYFPDSPILMVESTFAEACILETYVLSVLNHDSAIASAASRMITAAGNRPCIEMGSRRTHEESASAAARAAVIAGFDSTSNLEAGLRYGIKTVGTAAHSFTLLHDTERDAFEAQIASMGAGTTLLVDTYDVEAAVRTAVELAGHKLGAVRLDSGDLVAQAQWVRQLLDQLGSESTKIVVTSDLDEYAIAALQSAPVDSYGVGTSLVTGSGAPTASMVYKLVSRADDSGEFISVAKTAKNKTSMGGRKYALRRLNERGIATQEIVGIGHRPDDDGNDRQLLQQFMKNGELLPGWTGHEAVVRARQRHADSMAELPSVVNRLQRGEAAIPTIYEED, from the coding sequence GTGAGTACTTCCGCCGGCTGGGATCTTCCCCGCACGTCCCTGTATACCGATCACTATGAGCTGACCATGCTGCAGGCGGCGCTTCATTCCGGCGCCGCCCACCGCAAGTCTGTCTTCGAGGCATTCGCCCGGAGGCTGCCGGACGGCCGCAGATACGGCATCGTGGCGGGCACCGGGCGCCTGCTCGAAGGCATTGCCGCCTTCCGTTTCGGCGAGGCAGAGCTGGATTTCCTGGCCCGCACGGCGGTGGTCAACCGGGAAACCCTGGACTATCTTGCCGGCTTCAGATTCTCCGGGGACATCTGGGGCTACCCGGAGGGCGAGGCCTACTTCCCCGACTCCCCTATCCTCATGGTGGAGTCCACCTTCGCCGAAGCCTGCATCCTGGAGACCTATGTCCTTTCGGTGCTCAACCATGACAGCGCCATTGCCTCCGCTGCCTCCCGCATGATCACGGCCGCGGGCAACCGGCCCTGCATCGAAATGGGCTCGAGGCGGACGCACGAGGAATCAGCGTCAGCGGCAGCCCGCGCGGCTGTCATCGCCGGTTTCGACAGCACCTCGAACCTCGAGGCCGGGCTCCGCTACGGAATAAAGACCGTGGGAACCGCCGCGCACTCCTTCACGCTGCTCCACGACACCGAACGGGACGCCTTTGAGGCGCAGATCGCCTCCATGGGCGCGGGCACCACGCTCCTGGTGGACACGTACGACGTCGAGGCAGCCGTCCGTACGGCCGTTGAACTTGCGGGGCACAAACTCGGGGCTGTCCGGCTGGACTCGGGCGATCTGGTGGCACAGGCCCAGTGGGTCCGGCAGCTGCTCGACCAGCTCGGCAGTGAGAGCACCAAGATCGTGGTCACCTCGGACCTGGACGAATATGCCATCGCGGCCCTTCAGTCCGCGCCCGTTGACTCCTATGGCGTGGGCACTTCGCTTGTCACTGGCTCCGGCGCCCCCACTGCGAGCATGGTCTACAAGCTGGTCAGCCGCGCCGACGATTCCGGTGAGTTCATCTCCGTGGCCAAAACGGCGAAGAACAAAACCAGCATGGGCGGGCGGAAGTACGCGCTGAGGAGACTCAACGAACGGGGCATCGCCACACAGGAGATCGTCGGAATCGGCCACCGCCCTGACGACGACGGCAACGACCGCCAGCTGCTGCAGCAGTTCATGAAGAACGGGGAGCTGCTGCCGGGCTGGACAGGGCATGAAGCAGTTGTCCGTGCGCGCCAGCGGCACGCTGACTCCATGGCGGAACTGCCTTCGGTAGTCAACCGGCTGCAGCGAGGCGAAGCCGCCATTCCCACCATCTACGAGGAGGACTGA
- a CDS encoding isochorismatase family protein, whose amino-acid sequence MSRALIIVDVQNDFCEGGSLAVAGGAGVAGAISEYVDAHHGQFDHIIATQDWHIDPGAHFSESPDFTESWPAHCVAGTRGAELHPDLDTEYIQAYFHKGQFTAAYSGFEGLLAPEDAVPAGDRKQGAMPGDAAAAYAAEEDAIGLDDWLQSHDVEEVVVVGIATDYCVMATSLDAVQAGYSVTVIRGLTAGIAENLDDAFAEMELGGVDLG is encoded by the coding sequence ATGTCCCGTGCCCTGATTATTGTTGACGTACAAAACGACTTCTGCGAAGGCGGATCCCTTGCCGTCGCAGGTGGCGCGGGGGTAGCAGGTGCCATCAGTGAGTACGTGGATGCGCACCATGGCCAGTTCGACCACATCATTGCCACCCAGGACTGGCACATCGATCCCGGCGCACATTTTTCGGAATCGCCGGACTTCACCGAAAGCTGGCCCGCGCACTGCGTGGCAGGGACACGCGGCGCCGAACTGCACCCTGACCTGGACACCGAATACATCCAGGCCTACTTCCACAAGGGCCAGTTCACGGCAGCCTATTCCGGCTTTGAAGGACTGCTGGCTCCCGAGGACGCCGTGCCTGCCGGCGACCGGAAGCAGGGCGCGATGCCGGGCGACGCCGCCGCGGCATACGCCGCTGAAGAGGATGCAATCGGCCTGGACGACTGGCTGCAGAGCCACGACGTCGAAGAGGTTGTGGTGGTGGGGATCGCGACGGACTACTGCGTGATGGCCACCTCCCTTGATGCGGTGCAGGCAGGCTATTCGGTCACGGTCATCCGCGGGCTGACGGCGGGAATCGCAGAGAACCTCGATGACGCCTTTGCCGAAATGGAGCTCGGCGGAGTGGATTTAGGGTAG
- a CDS encoding DEAD/DEAH box helicase: MTETLFGGPTLPPAYPERAAWGTAQKLRAWQQEALDRYFSSTPRDFLAVATPGAGKTTFALRVASMLIESGVVNRVTIVAPTDHLKRQWADAAARVGIAIDPNFKNADGQHGRGFIGVAVTYAQVASKPMLHRAKTEAARTLVILDEIHHGGEALSWGDGLREAFEPAARRLSLTGTPFRSDTSPIPFVEYAQDKDGIRRSKADYTYGYGNALRDHVVRPVMFMAYSGQMRWRTSGGEEMAASLGESAVTKDVTSQAWRTALNPAGAWIPAVLAGADKRLSEVRRTVPDAGGLVIATDHEDARAYAGQLKKITGESPTVILSDDTKASSKIEEFTSSGKRWMVAVRMVSEGVDVPRLSVGVYATSTSTPLFFAQAVGRFVRARKRGETASVFLPSVPQLMALANSMEAERDHALDRPDSGDGDGLVNPEDSLMDEANREEKASDSLTKGKFEALDSQASFDRVLFDGGEFGTGGEVGSEEELDFLGIPGLLDAEQVGALLRQRQHEQQSRKKLRSPEAAAVSPAMPDHRMLMDLRNELAKNVAAWSARTGTPHGVVHTKLRTVCGGPPVAQADEQQLQTRLRKLQDWFIGRK; this comes from the coding sequence GTGACCGAAACGCTCTTTGGCGGCCCCACCCTGCCTCCGGCATACCCGGAACGTGCAGCCTGGGGAACCGCCCAAAAACTCCGTGCCTGGCAGCAGGAAGCACTGGACCGCTATTTCAGCTCCACGCCCAGGGATTTCCTGGCCGTGGCAACGCCGGGCGCCGGCAAGACGACGTTTGCCCTGCGGGTTGCGTCCATGCTGATCGAATCAGGTGTGGTGAACCGGGTGACCATTGTGGCGCCCACCGATCATCTCAAGCGCCAGTGGGCTGACGCGGCTGCCAGGGTGGGGATCGCCATTGATCCGAACTTCAAGAATGCCGACGGCCAGCACGGCCGCGGCTTCATCGGCGTCGCGGTGACATACGCGCAGGTGGCCAGCAAACCCATGCTGCACCGTGCCAAGACCGAGGCTGCCCGCACACTGGTGATCCTGGACGAGATCCACCATGGCGGCGAAGCGCTTTCCTGGGGTGACGGGCTCCGCGAGGCGTTCGAGCCCGCAGCCCGCCGCCTTTCGCTGACCGGAACCCCGTTCCGCTCCGATACCTCGCCGATTCCCTTTGTGGAGTATGCCCAGGACAAGGACGGCATCAGGCGCTCGAAAGCCGACTACACCTACGGCTATGGAAACGCCCTGCGCGACCATGTGGTCCGTCCCGTGATGTTTATGGCGTACTCCGGACAGATGCGCTGGCGTACCAGCGGCGGCGAGGAAATGGCAGCATCGCTGGGCGAATCCGCGGTGACGAAAGACGTCACGTCGCAGGCCTGGCGGACTGCGCTGAACCCTGCCGGGGCATGGATTCCGGCTGTCCTGGCCGGTGCCGACAAGAGGCTCAGCGAGGTACGCCGCACTGTTCCCGACGCAGGCGGCCTGGTCATTGCCACAGACCATGAGGACGCGAGGGCGTACGCCGGGCAGCTGAAAAAGATCACCGGCGAATCACCCACGGTGATCCTTTCCGATGACACCAAGGCCTCGAGCAAGATCGAGGAGTTCACTTCCAGCGGCAAGCGCTGGATGGTAGCCGTGCGCATGGTGTCCGAAGGGGTCGATGTGCCCAGGCTGTCCGTGGGGGTTTATGCCACCTCAACGTCCACGCCCCTCTTCTTTGCACAGGCCGTGGGGCGATTTGTCCGTGCGCGGAAACGCGGAGAGACGGCCTCGGTCTTCCTGCCGTCCGTACCGCAGCTGATGGCCCTTGCTAACTCGATGGAAGCCGAGCGCGACCACGCCCTTGACCGCCCTGACAGCGGCGACGGCGACGGCCTCGTCAACCCTGAAGATTCCCTGATGGACGAGGCCAACCGGGAGGAAAAGGCATCCGACAGCCTCACAAAAGGCAAGTTCGAGGCCCTGGATTCCCAGGCATCCTTTGACCGGGTGCTGTTCGACGGCGGCGAGTTCGGTACCGGTGGCGAAGTGGGCTCCGAAGAGGAACTGGATTTTCTGGGTATCCCGGGTCTGCTCGACGCCGAACAGGTGGGGGCGCTGCTTCGGCAGCGGCAGCACGAGCAGCAGAGCCGCAAGAAGCTGAGGTCACCGGAAGCTGCTGCCGTGTCACCGGCAATGCCTGACCATCGGATGCTGATGGACCTGCGGAACGAACTCGCGAAGAATGTGGCCGCCTGGTCAGCCAGGACAGGAACGCCGCATGGCGTCGTCCACACCAAGTTGAGGACAGTCTGCGGGGGCCCACCGGTGGCCCAGGCGGATGAGCAACAGCTTCAGACCAGGCTCCGGAAGCTCCAGGACTGGTTCATCGGCAGGAAATAG
- a CDS encoding DUF3039 domain-containing protein — protein MDGMTSMADPLENDPMRELSGAGTSTATIEREELRQEVEPGDRERFSHYVRKEKIMESALSGEPVIALCGKVWTPGRDPQKFPVCPMCKEVYEGLRQGNDGGKGPGGDPGNNK, from the coding sequence ATGGATGGCATGACTAGCATGGCGGATCCTCTCGAAAACGACCCGATGCGTGAGCTTTCCGGAGCCGGAACGTCCACGGCCACTATCGAGCGCGAGGAACTGCGCCAGGAAGTGGAGCCCGGGGACCGCGAACGCTTCTCGCACTACGTCCGCAAGGAAAAGATCATGGAGTCCGCGTTGTCGGGTGAACCCGTGATCGCGCTCTGCGGGAAAGTCTGGACCCCTGGGCGGGATCCGCAGAAGTTCCCGGTCTGCCCCATGTGCAAAGAAGTCTACGAGGGCCTGCGGCAGGGTAACGACGGCGGCAAGGGGCCCGGCGGGGACCCGGGCAATAACAAATAG
- the nagB gene encoding glucosamine-6-phosphate deaminase, producing the protein MEVVILPGSKQIGSLAADTIEALLRRKPNAVLGLATGSSPLPIYDELALRHQRDGLDFSQAHGFALDEYVGLAAGHRESYREVIRREFTNRVNIAPENVHGPDGAAADLPAACQAYEDAMRELGGVDLQILGVGTDGHIGFNEPGSSLASRTRIKTLIEQTRRDNARFFNSIDEVPHHVVTQGLGTIMDARHVVLVATGAQKAQAVRDFVEGPVSAICAASILQLHPHVTVLVDEAAASSLKLADYYRHTFDNKPDWQGL; encoded by the coding sequence ATGGAAGTTGTCATTCTTCCGGGCAGCAAGCAGATCGGCTCGTTGGCAGCAGACACAATCGAGGCCCTGCTGCGCCGCAAGCCCAACGCAGTCCTGGGACTGGCAACAGGTTCATCTCCACTGCCCATTTATGATGAACTGGCCCTCCGCCATCAGCGCGACGGGCTCGATTTCAGCCAGGCGCACGGGTTTGCACTCGACGAATACGTGGGGCTTGCGGCCGGCCACCGGGAATCCTACCGGGAGGTCATCCGCCGCGAGTTCACCAATCGGGTGAACATCGCCCCGGAGAACGTCCACGGCCCGGACGGCGCCGCAGCAGACCTGCCTGCCGCCTGCCAGGCCTACGAAGATGCCATGAGGGAACTGGGCGGCGTTGACCTTCAGATCCTGGGCGTTGGCACTGACGGGCACATCGGGTTTAACGAGCCCGGTTCGTCGCTGGCATCCCGCACCCGGATCAAAACGCTGATTGAGCAGACACGCCGGGACAATGCCCGGTTCTTCAACAGCATTGATGAGGTGCCCCACCATGTGGTGACCCAGGGCCTGGGCACCATCATGGACGCGCGGCACGTGGTGCTCGTGGCCACCGGCGCCCAGAAGGCGCAGGCCGTCCGCGACTTCGTGGAGGGCCCCGTTTCCGCCATCTGTGCGGCCTCCATTCTGCAGCTGCATCCGCATGTGACCGTCCTCGTGGACGAAGCAGCGGCGTCATCGCTGAAGCTGGCTGACTACTACCGCCACACCTTTGACAACAAGCCGGACTGGCAGGGCCTGTAG
- a CDS encoding NADH:flavin oxidoreductase/NADH oxidase, with protein MPVPALFSPLKLRSLELHHRGWVSPMCQYSCDPDAGAGVPNDWHLMHLGSFAAGGAALILTEAAAVNAEGRISPRDAGLWNDDQAAGWERITSFVHRNGAADAKIGAQLAHAGRKASAYWPFSGRRGSVPESDGGWNTVGPSAVAFDGYAAPAAMTEDQIRGVVADFAAAAVRAVDAGFDTLELHGAHGYLLHQFQSPLINQRTDEWGGDEAGRNRLMLAVIDAVRDVIPDSMPLLLRISASDWADGGIDIEASVRLAGLAAEHGVDLVDVSSGGAVAHQQIQAGPGYQTGFAARIRRETGIPTGTVGLLTSSGQAEHAVATGQADGVFIARAALRDPHWWLRAAFELGHQLQWVPQYERAVPRHAF; from the coding sequence ATGCCCGTGCCGGCCCTCTTCAGTCCCCTGAAGCTGCGCTCGCTGGAATTGCACCACCGTGGCTGGGTTTCGCCCATGTGCCAGTACAGCTGCGATCCCGACGCCGGCGCCGGAGTCCCGAACGACTGGCACCTGATGCATCTGGGCTCCTTCGCCGCAGGCGGTGCAGCGCTCATTCTCACCGAGGCCGCTGCCGTGAATGCCGAGGGGCGGATCAGTCCGCGCGATGCCGGTCTCTGGAACGATGACCAGGCCGCGGGCTGGGAACGCATCACCTCGTTTGTGCACCGGAACGGCGCAGCGGATGCCAAGATCGGCGCGCAGCTGGCTCATGCCGGCAGGAAGGCCTCCGCTTACTGGCCGTTCTCCGGCCGGCGGGGGAGCGTGCCCGAATCCGACGGCGGCTGGAACACCGTGGGTCCTTCGGCGGTGGCCTTCGACGGCTATGCCGCACCGGCCGCGATGACCGAAGACCAGATCCGCGGTGTTGTTGCCGACTTTGCCGCGGCGGCTGTGCGGGCCGTGGACGCCGGGTTTGACACTTTGGAACTCCATGGTGCGCATGGGTACCTGCTGCACCAGTTCCAAAGCCCGTTGATTAATCAGCGGACGGACGAGTGGGGCGGCGATGAAGCCGGCCGGAACCGGCTGATGCTGGCAGTGATCGATGCCGTGCGGGACGTCATCCCGGATTCGATGCCGCTGCTGTTGAGGATCTCGGCAAGTGACTGGGCCGACGGCGGGATCGACATCGAGGCTTCCGTCAGGCTCGCCGGCCTCGCTGCGGAGCACGGGGTCGACCTTGTGGACGTCTCCAGCGGCGGGGCAGTTGCGCACCAGCAGATCCAGGCCGGACCCGGGTACCAGACCGGCTTTGCCGCCCGGATCCGCCGCGAAACCGGTATCCCCACTGGAACGGTGGGGCTTCTGACCTCTTCCGGTCAGGCGGAGCATGCGGTGGCGACAGGCCAGGCCGACGGCGTCTTTATCGCCCGTGCGGCGCTCCGGGATCCTCACTGGTGGCTGAGGGCCGCGTTTGAACTCGGCCATCAGCTTCAGTGGGTACCTCAGTACGAGCGGGCGGTTCCGCGCCACGCGTTCTAG
- a CDS encoding tetratricopeptide repeat protein, with protein MTSSASRPVPPAVASQLNLRGAVDLSALKQRPAPPAGPANIPVSGPGPAGPDRTDGAEAGAEDYPDAGGRHLRVEVTEGNFQELVELSAQVPVVIALWAGYSPESAGMLDSLERIVESYAGRLVLGAADIEAFPQLTQAFQVQAVPTAVAILKGQPVPLFQGGADEAQVRSLLDELLKVAAANGVTGSVGGSAPADEEPASLPPLHQAAFDAIEAGDYASAADSYRQALTEMPADSDAKAGLAQVELMGRLQPLSAADTEALRQLAADEPDNLDAQLGVADLDVAGGHVEDALSRIVVFIGRNFGPERETARVRLLELFDVVGTADDRVAKARQGLARVLF; from the coding sequence ATGACTTCGTCAGCTTCCCGTCCAGTCCCTCCGGCCGTTGCCAGCCAGCTTAACCTGCGCGGCGCCGTCGACCTTTCAGCCCTGAAACAGAGGCCCGCGCCGCCTGCCGGTCCGGCAAACATTCCCGTAAGCGGACCCGGACCGGCGGGTCCGGACCGGACCGACGGTGCTGAAGCCGGTGCCGAGGACTATCCCGACGCCGGCGGTCGGCATTTGCGGGTGGAGGTAACCGAAGGAAACTTCCAGGAGCTGGTAGAGCTTTCTGCCCAGGTTCCGGTCGTCATCGCACTGTGGGCCGGGTATTCCCCGGAATCCGCCGGGATGCTGGACAGCCTGGAACGGATCGTCGAGAGCTATGCGGGCCGGCTGGTGCTCGGCGCCGCGGACATCGAGGCGTTCCCCCAACTGACCCAGGCTTTCCAGGTCCAGGCCGTTCCCACGGCGGTGGCCATACTGAAAGGGCAGCCCGTGCCGCTGTTCCAGGGTGGCGCAGACGAAGCGCAGGTGCGCAGCCTTCTGGACGAACTCCTGAAAGTAGCCGCTGCCAACGGAGTGACCGGGAGCGTGGGCGGATCCGCCCCGGCCGATGAGGAACCGGCTTCGCTGCCACCGCTGCACCAGGCCGCCTTCGATGCCATCGAGGCCGGCGACTACGCGTCCGCTGCGGACTCATACCGCCAGGCGCTGACGGAGATGCCGGCTGATTCGGACGCCAAGGCTGGCCTCGCCCAAGTGGAACTCATGGGCAGGCTCCAGCCGCTGTCGGCTGCGGACACAGAGGCCCTTCGCCAGCTCGCTGCCGACGAACCGGACAACCTCGATGCCCAGCTTGGCGTTGCCGATCTGGACGTCGCAGGAGGACATGTCGAGGACGCCCTCAGCCGGATTGTTGTCTTCATCGGCCGGAACTTCGGACCGGAGCGTGAAACGGCCCGTGTGCGGCTGCTGGAACTGTTCGATGTGGTGGGCACCGCTGACGACCGCGTGGCCAAAGCCCGCCAAGGACTGGCACGGGTGCTGTTCTAA
- a CDS encoding AI-2E family transporter produces the protein MTEHTDASSAGQEDPIGTGSPEIGPDKLKSGRAAASSAAIGSILRKLRRPLPGAQPRLRFEMPPERSGSIDVEVTGPNEVTTRFGDPGPRMSSKHPLYLGFMGTVGVGVALLVYWIGSHTTQLLLWIVAALFIALGLDPVVRWLEGRKIPRPAGILVAVAVLASGVAGFFATLIPTIVEQVSQLVVQAPVWVRDFIDSELFRSIDDQFGVRDRINEELDKFVNNPDAMGGIFGGVLGFGSTVANGLFGTLIVLVLSLYFLAALPAMKKWAYRLAPRSRRERVEALSEEITRSVGNYVIGQACVAVLNALFAFIVMSILGIPFAVLLAFVVTLLAFIPLVGGLIAAVVVIVVALTQGWQTAVIYAICYFAYLQFEAYFISPRIMQKAVAVPGAVAVISVIAGGSLLGVLGALIAIPTAAAILLLLKEIYIVRQDQH, from the coding sequence GTGACTGAACACACGGATGCGTCCTCCGCAGGACAGGAAGACCCGATCGGAACAGGCTCCCCGGAGATCGGCCCGGACAAGCTGAAATCCGGGCGGGCTGCTGCCTCTTCTGCAGCGATCGGATCGATCCTGCGCAAGCTGCGCCGGCCGCTGCCCGGAGCGCAGCCCAGGCTCCGTTTCGAAATGCCGCCTGAGCGCTCAGGGAGCATCGATGTGGAGGTGACCGGACCAAACGAGGTCACCACCCGGTTCGGCGATCCCGGACCGCGGATGTCGTCAAAGCATCCCCTCTATCTGGGCTTTATGGGGACAGTCGGCGTTGGCGTGGCGCTGCTGGTGTACTGGATCGGATCCCACACTACTCAACTCCTGCTCTGGATCGTGGCAGCCCTGTTCATAGCGCTGGGCCTCGATCCCGTGGTCCGCTGGCTGGAGGGCCGCAAAATTCCGCGGCCCGCCGGAATCCTGGTTGCCGTAGCGGTGCTGGCATCGGGCGTGGCCGGATTCTTCGCCACGCTCATTCCCACCATTGTGGAACAGGTGAGCCAGCTCGTTGTCCAGGCCCCGGTCTGGGTGCGGGACTTCATCGATTCCGAATTATTCCGCAGTATCGATGACCAGTTCGGAGTCCGCGACCGGATTAATGAGGAACTGGATAAGTTCGTCAACAATCCTGACGCGATGGGCGGCATCTTCGGCGGCGTCCTGGGTTTCGGCTCCACAGTGGCCAACGGGCTTTTCGGCACACTGATCGTTCTGGTGCTCAGCCTCTATTTCCTCGCGGCGCTCCCCGCCATGAAGAAGTGGGCCTACCGGCTGGCTCCACGGTCCCGCCGCGAGAGGGTCGAAGCGCTTTCCGAGGAGATCACCCGCTCGGTAGGCAACTACGTCATCGGCCAGGCCTGCGTCGCAGTGTTGAACGCGCTGTTCGCGTTCATTGTCATGTCGATCCTGGGCATTCCGTTCGCCGTGCTGTTGGCGTTTGTGGTGACCCTGCTCGCCTTCATTCCGCTGGTGGGTGGCCTGATCGCCGCTGTGGTGGTGATTGTGGTTGCGCTGACACAGGGCTGGCAGACGGCCGTGATCTACGCGATCTGCTACTTTGCCTACCTGCAGTTCGAGGCGTACTTCATCTCGCCACGCATCATGCAGAAGGCGGTGGCCGTTCCTGGTGCAGTGGCCGTGATCTCGGTGATCGCCGGCGGCAGCCTGCTGGGCGTCCTGGGAGCCCTCATTGCCATCCCCACCGCCGCGGCGATCCTGCTGCTGCTCAAGGAAATCTACATTGTGCGGCAGGACCAGCACTAG
- a CDS encoding alpha/beta fold hydrolase: MTFDPASYVYSQPSAASSIRASTVLPARRENVEIHTEDGHVLLGELALPESGRISATLITLHPLPTHGGFMDSHVYRKASYRLPALAGVAVLRFNTRGTSSPRGTSQGAFEDGIGERYDVEAAVRFAVERGLPNRWLVGWSFGTELALMYGALEPVASQVEGAVLLSPPLHRATDAHLRQWAVSGKPMTVLVPEHDDYLQPAAAAERFSLVPQARMVGVDGAKHLWVGEKYAARVLNEIVDDVTEAGSGPAGLPQEWNGPVAAAAA; the protein is encoded by the coding sequence ATGACTTTTGACCCGGCGTCGTACGTCTACAGCCAGCCTTCCGCGGCTTCCTCCATCCGCGCCTCCACCGTGCTTCCCGCCCGCCGTGAAAATGTGGAGATCCATACGGAGGACGGCCATGTCCTGTTGGGCGAGCTCGCCCTGCCGGAATCCGGCCGGATCAGCGCCACGCTGATCACGCTGCATCCGCTGCCCACGCACGGGGGATTTATGGATTCGCACGTGTACCGCAAAGCCTCTTACCGCCTGCCGGCGCTCGCGGGTGTGGCGGTGCTGCGGTTCAACACCCGTGGCACGTCCTCTCCCCGTGGCACGAGCCAGGGCGCCTTCGAAGACGGGATCGGTGAACGGTATGACGTCGAGGCCGCCGTACGCTTCGCGGTGGAGCGGGGACTGCCCAACCGGTGGCTGGTGGGCTGGTCCTTCGGCACCGAACTTGCCCTGATGTACGGCGCACTGGAGCCGGTGGCCTCCCAGGTGGAAGGCGCTGTGTTGCTGTCCCCGCCACTGCATCGGGCAACTGACGCACATCTCCGGCAGTGGGCGGTTTCCGGCAAGCCGATGACGGTCCTGGTGCCGGAACACGACGATTATCTGCAGCCGGCGGCCGCCGCCGAACGGTTCAGCCTGGTGCCGCAGGCGCGCATGGTGGGGGTCGACGGCGCCAAGCACCTTTGGGTGGGGGAGAAGTACGCCGCGCGGGTACTCAACGAAATCGTTGACGACGTCACGGAGGCGGGTTCAGGACCGGCAGGTCTTCCCCAGGAGTGGAACGGCCCGGTGGCCGCGGCAGCTGCCTAG
- a CDS encoding ATP/GTP-binding protein, with amino-acid sequence MPRSNRPRRGSSGKPASNGGKRSPDQVPELDLERARAGIARRESAPDGDWMVRSITAKKAEKTYTCPACARAVPPGVAHLVVWKDDHLFGAAAGLAERRHWHSNCWTSRSYRYR; translated from the coding sequence ATGCCCCGTTCCAACCGTCCCCGCCGTGGATCCTCCGGAAAACCGGCATCCAACGGCGGGAAACGGAGTCCGGATCAGGTTCCTGAACTGGATCTGGAACGCGCCCGGGCAGGGATTGCGCGCCGCGAAAGTGCCCCCGACGGCGATTGGATGGTGCGGTCCATTACGGCCAAGAAGGCCGAAAAAACCTATACCTGCCCGGCGTGTGCCAGGGCGGTGCCGCCCGGCGTGGCCCACCTCGTGGTGTGGAAGGATGACCATCTTTTCGGTGCCGCCGCCGGTCTGGCTGAGCGCCGTCACTGGCACTCGAACTGCTGGACATCACGCAGCTACCGCTACCGCTGA
- the nucS gene encoding endonuclease NucS, translating to MRLVIARCSVDYVGRLKAHLPLATRLLLVKADGSVLVHSDGGSYKPLNWMSPPARLRVSTPDDVDLELGVTEQWTVQSAKTDDRLIISIHEQLHDTSHELGLDPGLIKDGVEADLQRLLAEQIETLGSGFSLIRREYFTAIGPVDILARDADGATVAIELKRRGDIDGVEQLTRYLELLNRDPLLAPVRGVFAAQQIKPQAKVLANDRGIDCITLDYDAMRGVDDSESRLF from the coding sequence GTGCGTCTTGTTATAGCCCGTTGTTCTGTTGATTACGTTGGCCGCCTAAAAGCCCATCTTCCGCTTGCCACCAGGCTCCTGCTGGTCAAGGCTGACGGCTCCGTCCTGGTTCATTCAGATGGCGGTTCCTATAAACCGTTGAACTGGATGAGCCCTCCGGCCAGGCTCCGTGTGTCCACTCCCGATGATGTTGACCTCGAGCTGGGCGTCACGGAGCAATGGACCGTCCAGTCAGCCAAAACGGACGACCGCCTCATCATCAGCATCCATGAGCAGCTGCACGACACCTCGCACGAGCTGGGCCTGGACCCCGGCCTGATCAAGGACGGCGTGGAAGCTGACCTGCAGCGCCTCCTGGCTGAACAGATTGAAACCCTGGGCTCGGGCTTCTCGCTGATCCGCCGGGAGTACTTCACCGCAATCGGGCCGGTGGACATCCTTGCCAGGGATGCCGACGGCGCCACGGTGGCCATCGAGCTGAAGCGGCGGGGCGACATCGACGGCGTCGAACAGCTGACCCGCTACCTGGAACTCCTGAACCGGGATCCCCTGCTGGCTCCCGTCCGCGGGGTATTCGCCGCGCAGCAGATAAAGCCGCAGGCAAAGGTCCTGGCGAATGACCGCGGCATCGACTGCATCACCCTTGACTATGACGCCATGCGCGGAGTAGATGACAGTGAATCCCGGCTGTTCTGA